One genomic window of Comamonas serinivorans includes the following:
- a CDS encoding ABC transporter substrate-binding protein, whose translation MTHSIDEQRRRALKLGAMAALSGALPMTALAKGTYDVGASDKEIKLGNLHPYSGPASAYGTCGKSIEAYFKKVNASGGVNGRRINFVTLDDAYNPAKSVEMTRKLVEQEEVLCMFASLGSSQNIAVQKYLNARKVPQLFVNAGTTRFGDYKEFPWTMGWQPTYQAEGRIYARHILENHPNAKIGVLMQNDDFGKDNMKGLLDGLGDKAKTMITQHLTYDLTDPTIDSALVKLKSAGCDVFVSITTPKFAAQAIRKVAELGWKPAHYLASVSQSVSAVLKPAGFENAKGIISAAYIMETSSPAAATDPHMKNYFAIMKEFYPSGDPHDTLNVLGYSMGATMVQVLKQCGDELTRANVMKQAANLKNFPAPLLFPGIECNTSPTDYYPVKQKVLQRFNGQQYEAFTKPLMG comes from the coding sequence GTGACTCATTCCATCGACGAGCAGCGTCGTCGCGCGCTGAAGCTGGGGGCCATGGCGGCCCTGTCGGGCGCCTTGCCCATGACGGCCCTGGCCAAGGGCACCTACGACGTGGGCGCCAGCGACAAGGAGATCAAGCTGGGCAACCTGCACCCGTATTCGGGCCCGGCTTCGGCCTACGGCACCTGCGGCAAGTCCATCGAGGCCTATTTCAAGAAGGTCAACGCCTCGGGCGGGGTCAACGGTCGCCGCATCAATTTCGTCACGCTGGACGACGCCTACAACCCGGCCAAGTCGGTCGAGATGACGCGCAAGCTCGTCGAGCAGGAGGAGGTGCTGTGCATGTTCGCCTCGCTGGGCTCGTCGCAGAACATCGCGGTGCAGAAGTACCTCAACGCCCGCAAGGTGCCGCAGCTGTTCGTGAACGCCGGCACCACGCGCTTCGGCGACTACAAGGAATTCCCGTGGACCATGGGCTGGCAGCCCACCTACCAGGCCGAGGGTCGCATTTATGCGCGCCACATCCTGGAAAACCACCCGAATGCCAAGATCGGCGTGCTGATGCAGAACGACGACTTCGGCAAGGACAACATGAAGGGCCTGCTGGATGGCCTGGGCGACAAGGCCAAGACCATGATCACCCAGCACCTGACCTACGACCTGACCGATCCCACCATCGACAGCGCGCTGGTCAAGCTCAAGTCGGCCGGCTGTGACGTGTTCGTCAGCATCACCACGCCCAAGTTCGCGGCCCAGGCCATCCGCAAGGTGGCCGAGCTGGGCTGGAAGCCCGCGCACTACTTGGCCAGCGTGTCGCAGTCGGTGTCCGCCGTGCTCAAGCCCGCCGGCTTCGAGAACGCCAAGGGCATCATCTCGGCCGCCTACATCATGGAGACCTCGTCGCCCGCGGCGGCGACGGACCCGCACATGAAGAACTACTTCGCCATCATGAAGGAGTTCTACCCCTCGGGCGACCCGCACGACACGTTGAACGTGCTGGGCTACTCCATGGGCGCGACCATGGTGCAGGTGCTCAAGCAGTGCGGCGACGAGCTCACCCGGGCCAACGTCATGAAGCAGGCGGCCAACCTGAAGAACTTCCCCGCGCCGCTGCTGTTCCCGGGCATCGAGTGCAACACCTCGCCGACCGACTACTACCCCGTCAAGCAAAAGGTGCTGCAGCGCTTCAACGGCCAGCAGTACGAGGCCTTCACCAAGCCGCTGATGGGTTGA
- a CDS encoding LuxR C-terminal-related transcriptional regulator translates to MPTDAVPRPGAPALSHKLHPPVARTGQVVRAALQQRIARAQGQLVLVTAPAGFGKTTALLQAHDHLKRQGLPCLWLTLDTADNDTSRFLAGLQAALQLAGLAGSGDAIRSLLEQAQPFALFLDEVEVLTEPAVLSLVRELAERLPPQAHLVIGARGVPPIGLGRLRVKGKLTEVDAEQLRFGLPETRQLFDQLGAPPGLEAAHLCRLHAKTEGWVAALWLAHQALARAADPLEFVERFSGSNRAVTEYLAQDVLAQLPRPLKQFLLRTSLLKQLNASVCDALNPCANSLELLEQLDEQQLFLTPVDADARSWRYHSLFGDFLRNQLARECPDDVARLHLAASGWYHAQGRPVPAIDHAIEGGDLTLALTLIAEHAETFLEQGRMRLLARWFTAIPDEMLRIYPRLEMVAIWALCLTRGPWDAMARLDASLASTTDAGLRAHAKGMRPMFLAMQDRYDEALAAGQQALPGLPSGEPFADATLLNAMAHVTSVFFPESQVHPLLEASRQQQGLRSNFNRMYSEAVLGILDLMQGHLQQATERFRLSLDTTHAVTQQHAHGNAWAGVLYAHALYEANQLDQAEHLLNIYLPLARDVGLPDHMILSHIMRSRLAQWRGDIDAATQCLADLETLGHTRHMRRVVAAAQLERAHLALTREQAAQSAAQLRHAEDEALWARERRQSLIANETQYLQLSRIRWQLAFGDSAQLDAAAQALEAEMAWAIQGGRQRRLLVLKLLRAAALDRLGRWPEAQALLLKALLPIAQEGYVRLVVDEGPVVARTVRRLHQLVERDAQLQQTVHPQVLAHLAKLVTAMRTLGALEPPELAPPRTATTDPLAAPPAPTEGAAPDGMEPLTKRERQVLQLLALGYSNSAMAEKLYLSDSTVRTHLRSINAKLGARSRTHAVALARQASLVQG, encoded by the coding sequence ATGCCGACCGATGCCGTCCCCCGTCCCGGCGCCCCCGCGCTGAGCCACAAGCTCCACCCACCCGTCGCTCGAACGGGCCAGGTGGTGCGGGCAGCGCTGCAGCAGCGCATCGCGCGGGCCCAGGGGCAGCTGGTGCTGGTCACGGCCCCGGCCGGCTTCGGCAAGACCACGGCCCTGCTGCAGGCCCATGACCACCTGAAACGCCAGGGCCTGCCCTGCCTGTGGCTGACGCTGGACACGGCCGACAACGACACCTCGCGCTTCCTGGCCGGTCTGCAGGCGGCCTTGCAGCTGGCTGGCCTCGCCGGCTCGGGCGACGCCATCCGCAGCCTGCTCGAACAGGCGCAGCCCTTCGCACTGTTCCTCGACGAGGTCGAGGTGCTGACCGAGCCCGCCGTGTTGTCGCTGGTGCGCGAGCTGGCCGAGCGCCTGCCACCCCAGGCCCACTTGGTGATCGGCGCACGTGGTGTCCCGCCCATCGGCCTGGGGCGGCTGCGCGTGAAGGGCAAGTTGACCGAGGTCGATGCCGAGCAGCTGCGCTTCGGCCTGCCCGAGACCCGGCAGCTGTTCGACCAGCTGGGTGCACCGCCCGGCCTGGAAGCAGCCCACCTGTGCCGCCTGCATGCCAAGACCGAGGGCTGGGTCGCCGCGCTCTGGCTCGCGCACCAGGCGCTGGCCCGCGCGGCCGACCCGCTCGAATTCGTCGAACGCTTCTCGGGCTCCAACCGCGCCGTGACCGAATACCTGGCCCAGGACGTGCTGGCCCAGCTGCCGCGGCCCTTGAAGCAGTTCCTGCTGCGCACCAGCCTGCTCAAGCAGCTCAACGCCTCGGTCTGCGACGCGCTGAATCCCTGCGCCAACAGCCTGGAGCTGCTGGAGCAGCTGGACGAGCAACAGCTCTTCCTCACCCCGGTGGACGCCGACGCGCGCAGCTGGCGCTACCACAGCCTGTTTGGCGACTTCCTGCGCAACCAGCTGGCCCGGGAATGCCCGGACGACGTGGCCAGGCTGCACCTGGCGGCCTCGGGCTGGTACCACGCCCAGGGCCGGCCGGTGCCCGCCATCGACCACGCCATCGAGGGCGGCGACCTGACCCTGGCCTTGACGCTGATCGCCGAGCACGCCGAAACCTTCCTCGAGCAAGGTCGCATGCGCCTGCTGGCCCGCTGGTTCACCGCCATCCCCGACGAGATGCTGCGCATCTATCCGCGGCTGGAGATGGTCGCCATCTGGGCCCTCTGCCTCACGCGGGGCCCGTGGGACGCCATGGCGCGCCTGGACGCCAGCCTGGCCAGCACCACCGACGCCGGCCTGCGCGCGCACGCCAAAGGCATGCGCCCCATGTTCCTGGCCATGCAGGACCGCTACGACGAGGCCCTGGCGGCCGGCCAACAGGCCCTGCCCGGCCTGCCCAGTGGCGAGCCCTTCGCCGACGCCACGCTGCTGAACGCGATGGCCCACGTCACCTCGGTCTTCTTCCCCGAAAGCCAGGTGCACCCGCTGCTCGAGGCCTCGCGCCAGCAGCAGGGCCTGCGCAGCAACTTCAACCGCATGTACAGCGAAGCCGTGCTCGGCATCCTGGACCTGATGCAAGGCCACCTGCAGCAGGCCACCGAGCGCTTCCGCCTGAGCCTGGACACCACCCACGCCGTCACCCAGCAGCATGCGCACGGCAACGCCTGGGCCGGCGTGCTCTACGCCCACGCCTTGTACGAAGCCAACCAGCTCGACCAGGCCGAGCACCTGCTCAACATCTACCTGCCGCTGGCGCGCGACGTGGGCCTGCCTGACCACATGATCCTCAGCCACATCATGCGGTCGCGGCTGGCGCAGTGGCGCGGCGACATCGACGCCGCCACCCAGTGCCTGGCCGACCTGGAAACGCTGGGCCACACGCGTCACATGCGGCGCGTGGTGGCCGCGGCGCAGCTCGAACGCGCCCACCTGGCCCTGACGCGCGAACAGGCCGCGCAATCGGCCGCGCAGTTGCGCCATGCCGAAGACGAGGCGCTGTGGGCCCGCGAGCGCCGGCAAAGCCTGATCGCCAACGAAACCCAGTACCTGCAGCTGTCGCGCATCCGCTGGCAGCTCGCGTTTGGCGACAGCGCCCAACTGGACGCCGCCGCCCAGGCGCTGGAAGCCGAAATGGCCTGGGCCATTCAGGGGGGCCGCCAACGGCGGCTGCTGGTGCTCAAGCTGCTGCGAGCCGCGGCACTCGATCGCCTGGGCCGCTGGCCCGAAGCCCAGGCCCTGCTCCTGAAAGCGCTGCTTCCCATCGCGCAGGAAGGCTATGTGCGCCTGGTGGTCGACGAAGGCCCCGTGGTGGCGCGCACGGTTCGGCGCCTGCACCAGCTGGTCGAGCGCGACGCGCAGCTGCAGCAGACGGTCCACCCCCAGGTGCTGGCCCACCTGGCCAAACTGGTGACCGCCATGCGCACGCTGGGCGCCCTTGAGCCGCCCGAGCTGGCGCCCCCCCGCACGGCCACCACCGACCCGCTCGCAGCGCCGCCCGCCCCCACCGAAGGCGCCGCGCCGGACGGCATGGAGCCGCTGACCAAACGCGAACGCCAGGTGCTGCAGCTGCTGGCCCTGGGCTATTCCAACAGCGCCATGGCCGAAAAGCTCTACCTGTCCGACAGCACGGTGCGCACGCACTTGCGCAGCATCAACGCCAAGCTCGGTGCGCGCAGCCGCACCCACGCCGTGGCGCTGGCCCGCCAGGCCAGCCTCGTGCAGGGCTGA
- a CDS encoding acyl-CoA dehydrogenase family protein, whose protein sequence is MPITFPRTWSDADLEQYRDTVVRFIDDHMLPHDEQARKDGHVGHALWRQAGQAGLLCTDIPEEWGGAGGDFRHEAVFYEEAARRSLTGLSNSVHSIVAHYLLNHGTPEQKQRHLPRMARGELVGAIAMTEPGAGSDLQGIRTRALRDGDHYVINGSKTFISNGFLAGLVLVVAKTDPSQGARGTSILLVETEGCEGFRVGRVLDKIGLKAQDTSELFFDDVRVPAENLLGGVEGQGFFQLMSDLPYERLIIGVTALAAMEGAYEATLQYVRDRKAFGKSIADFQNTKFKLAEIATEIKVGRAFIDQCVEKLVRGELDTATASMAKLWGSEAQGRVVDACLQLFGGYGYMNEYLIGRLYTDARIQRIYGGTSEVMKEVISRAL, encoded by the coding sequence ATGCCCATCACCTTCCCGCGTACATGGAGTGACGCCGACCTCGAGCAATACCGCGACACCGTGGTGCGTTTCATCGACGACCACATGCTGCCCCACGACGAGCAGGCCCGCAAAGACGGCCACGTCGGCCATGCGCTGTGGCGCCAGGCGGGCCAGGCCGGTCTGCTCTGCACCGACATCCCCGAGGAATGGGGCGGGGCGGGCGGCGACTTCCGCCACGAGGCCGTGTTCTACGAAGAGGCCGCGCGGCGCTCGCTCACCGGCCTGAGCAACAGCGTGCACTCCATCGTGGCGCATTACCTGCTCAACCATGGAACGCCCGAGCAGAAGCAGCGCCACCTGCCGCGCATGGCCCGTGGCGAGTTGGTGGGCGCCATCGCCATGACCGAGCCCGGCGCGGGTTCGGACCTGCAGGGCATCCGCACGCGGGCCCTGCGCGACGGCGACCACTACGTCATCAACGGCAGCAAGACCTTCATCTCGAACGGCTTCCTGGCCGGCCTGGTGCTGGTGGTGGCCAAGACCGACCCCAGCCAGGGCGCGCGCGGCACCTCCATCCTGCTGGTCGAAACCGAGGGCTGCGAGGGCTTTCGCGTGGGGCGGGTGCTCGACAAGATCGGCCTCAAGGCGCAGGACACGTCGGAGCTGTTCTTCGACGACGTGCGCGTGCCGGCCGAGAACCTGCTGGGCGGCGTCGAAGGCCAGGGCTTTTTCCAGCTCATGTCGGACCTGCCGTACGAGCGGCTGATCATCGGCGTGACCGCGCTGGCCGCGATGGAAGGCGCTTACGAGGCCACGCTGCAGTACGTGCGCGACCGCAAGGCGTTCGGCAAGTCCATCGCCGATTTCCAGAACACCAAGTTCAAGCTGGCCGAGATCGCCACCGAGATCAAAGTGGGGCGCGCCTTCATCGACCAGTGTGTCGAGAAGCTGGTGCGCGGCGAGCTGGACACGGCCACGGCGTCCATGGCCAAGCTCTGGGGCTCCGAGGCGCAGGGCCGCGTCGTGGATGCCTGCCTGCAGCTGTTTGGCGGCTACGGCTACATGAACGAATACCTGATTGGGCGGCTGTACACGGATGCGCGCATCCAGCGCATCTATGGCGGCACCAGCGAGGTCATGAAAGAGGTCATCTCGCGCGCCCTGTGA
- a CDS encoding LysR family transcriptional regulator, whose translation MHELPDLNDMLLFAEVAEKGSFTAAGDSLGTPKSRVSRRIAALEAQLGVRLLQRSTRKLALTEVGHSYLQHVQEMREAAQAAQLAVAQIKAEPAGVVRMSCPVHPAQALIGPMLPAFLAANPKVTLEMEVSNRAVDLLAEGIDVALRVRSELSEAGQLVVKRLGQTSSWVVASPEQLQRQGVPRQPEDLQRLDVMGLSGQKGMARFALQGPKGEAADIRVRARYMADDFECLLRACVAGVGLCAMPDYFCQADIAAGRLVRVLPDWRLSPGIFHAVFPSRRGMVPAVRALLDHLAQVQLPSA comes from the coding sequence ATGCACGAGCTGCCCGACCTGAACGACATGCTGCTGTTCGCCGAGGTGGCGGAGAAGGGCAGTTTCACGGCCGCCGGCGACAGCCTGGGCACGCCCAAATCGAGGGTGTCGCGCCGCATTGCGGCGCTGGAGGCGCAGCTTGGCGTGCGCCTGCTGCAGCGCAGCACGCGCAAGCTGGCGCTGACCGAAGTGGGGCACAGCTACCTGCAGCACGTGCAGGAGATGCGCGAAGCGGCGCAGGCCGCGCAGCTGGCGGTGGCCCAGATCAAGGCCGAGCCGGCGGGCGTGGTGCGCATGAGCTGCCCCGTGCACCCCGCGCAGGCCTTGATCGGCCCCATGCTGCCGGCGTTTCTGGCGGCCAACCCCAAGGTGACGCTGGAGATGGAGGTGAGCAACCGCGCGGTCGACCTGCTGGCTGAGGGCATCGACGTGGCGCTGCGCGTGCGCAGCGAGTTGTCCGAGGCGGGGCAGCTGGTGGTCAAGCGCCTGGGGCAGACCTCGTCGTGGGTGGTGGCCAGCCCCGAGCAGCTGCAGCGCCAGGGCGTGCCGCGGCAGCCCGAGGACCTCCAGCGCCTGGATGTCATGGGCTTGTCGGGTCAGAAGGGCATGGCGCGGTTTGCGCTGCAGGGCCCCAAGGGCGAGGCGGCCGACATCCGCGTGCGCGCGCGCTACATGGCCGACGATTTCGAGTGCCTGCTGCGCGCCTGCGTGGCGGGGGTGGGCCTGTGCGCCATGCCCGACTACTTCTGCCAGGCCGACATCGCGGCTGGCCGGCTGGTGCGCGTGCTGCCCGATTGGCGGCTCAGTCCGGGCATCTTCCACGCCGTGTTTCCGTCGCGGCGCGGCATGGTGCCGGCCGTGCGTGCGCTGCTCGACCACCTGGCGCAGGTGCAGCTGCCATCGGCTTGA